A region from the Sandaracinus amylolyticus genome encodes:
- a CDS encoding transposase: MAESRLRTLAEVLEVVRPAFTRPTFERFVALMRGWLLTQQAGAVTSALLGAGLAGRAHHAAFHRLFAEAAWDVDEVGTELLKWIVRTCATRRSLQLAIDDTVVRKKGPMVFGLGTYLDPVRSSRRVRNFVFGHLWVVLVAIVEVPFSKRRWAVPIFFRLYRQERDCTRTNDPYAKRTSLARELIDLAARVAPELTMHVSADAAYCCETVLRGLPKNVVVYGTLRDNAVLTAAPIARRGCTGRPRVRGERMPTPAQLAADPSRWRSTRAALYGRTRALAFKQMDAQWYQGRGPELMRVVVVRLSAGKLKHRVYFCTDPTRTPADIVERYTARWQIEVCFRDLKQHLGFGASPAWSRRAVERVTPFAGFVYSIVVMWARLSLRRPERAPQIRRPWYRDKVGLSFADLLHIARTDLLDPAARTQLARNSPVSDRSRSFAAA, from the coding sequence GTGGCCGAAAGCAGGCTTCGCACACTTGCCGAGGTTCTGGAAGTCGTCCGTCCAGCGTTCACGCGTCCGACGTTCGAGCGCTTCGTTGCGCTCATGCGCGGGTGGCTGCTCACCCAGCAAGCGGGCGCGGTGACCAGCGCTCTGCTCGGCGCCGGTCTCGCGGGCAGGGCGCATCACGCTGCGTTCCATCGCTTGTTCGCGGAAGCCGCTTGGGACGTCGACGAGGTCGGCACCGAGCTGCTGAAGTGGATCGTGCGGACGTGCGCGACGCGCAGATCGCTGCAGCTCGCGATCGACGACACCGTCGTTCGGAAGAAGGGCCCGATGGTGTTCGGCCTCGGCACGTATCTCGACCCGGTGCGGTCGAGTCGACGCGTGCGGAACTTCGTGTTCGGTCACCTCTGGGTCGTGCTCGTCGCGATCGTGGAAGTTCCGTTCTCGAAGCGGCGCTGGGCCGTCCCGATCTTCTTCCGGCTCTACCGCCAGGAGCGCGACTGCACGCGCACCAACGATCCCTACGCGAAGCGCACTTCTCTCGCGCGCGAGCTGATAGATCTCGCTGCGCGCGTCGCGCCAGAACTCACCATGCACGTCTCTGCGGATGCCGCGTACTGCTGCGAGACCGTGCTTCGCGGTCTGCCGAAGAACGTCGTGGTGTACGGCACGTTGCGAGACAACGCAGTGTTGACCGCCGCCCCGATTGCGCGTCGCGGTTGCACCGGTCGTCCGCGCGTTCGCGGAGAGCGGATGCCGACGCCTGCGCAGCTCGCGGCTGATCCGTCGCGGTGGCGGTCCACACGCGCGGCGCTCTACGGACGCACTCGAGCGCTCGCGTTCAAGCAGATGGATGCGCAGTGGTACCAGGGCCGTGGTCCCGAGCTGATGCGCGTGGTCGTCGTGCGCCTGAGCGCCGGTAAGCTCAAGCACCGCGTCTACTTCTGCACCGATCCGACTCGGACTCCCGCCGACATCGTCGAGCGGTACACCGCTCGATGGCAGATCGAGGTCTGCTTCCGCGACCTGAAGCAGCACCTCGGATTCGGCGCGTCGCCGGCATGGTCGCGGCGAGCAGTCGAGCGTGTGACGCCCTTCGCTGGCTTCGTCTACTCGATCGTCGTGATGTGGGCACGACTGTCGCTGCGACGGCCCGAACGCGCTCCACAGATCCGACGACCGTGGTACCGCGACAAGGTCGGCTTGAGCTTCGCCGACCTGCTTCACATCGCGCGGACGGACCTTTTGGATCCAGCCGCGCGCACGCAGCTCGCGAGAAACTCGCCGGTGAGCGACCGGTCGCGCTCGTTTGCAGCTGCATGA
- the aroE gene encoding shikimate dehydrogenase encodes MKQLLAVIGHPIHHSLSPAMHGAAIEALGIDAAYLAFDVAPDALGDAVRGLRAIGALGFNVTLPHKETIVAHLDAIDDAARAVGAVNTVVREGARVIGTNTDARGLVRSLEEAGVALAGARVVIVGAGGAARAAAYGIAQAGARSITIAARRPAQAESIARDLGGAIDACALDAPRLLVDCDLLVQASSATLHTDAGRELAGALPFATMPRGAAVIDLVYRPRVTAVLAAAEAHGLRTVDGLGMLVHQGALALERWTGRTAPVAIMRAALERALAAR; translated from the coding sequence GTGAAGCAGCTGCTCGCGGTGATCGGGCATCCCATCCATCACTCGCTCTCCCCGGCGATGCACGGCGCCGCCATCGAGGCGCTCGGGATCGACGCGGCGTACCTCGCGTTCGACGTCGCGCCCGACGCGCTCGGAGACGCGGTGCGCGGGCTGCGCGCGATCGGAGCGCTCGGCTTCAACGTCACGCTGCCGCACAAGGAGACGATCGTCGCGCACCTCGACGCGATCGACGACGCGGCGCGCGCGGTCGGCGCGGTGAACACGGTCGTGCGCGAGGGCGCGCGCGTCATCGGCACGAACACCGACGCGCGCGGGCTCGTGCGCTCGCTCGAGGAGGCCGGCGTCGCGCTCGCGGGCGCGCGCGTGGTGATCGTCGGCGCGGGCGGCGCGGCGCGCGCAGCGGCGTACGGCATCGCGCAGGCCGGCGCGCGCTCGATCACCATCGCGGCGCGACGTCCCGCGCAGGCCGAGTCGATCGCGCGCGACCTCGGAGGCGCGATCGACGCGTGCGCGCTCGATGCACCGCGCCTGCTCGTCGACTGCGACCTGCTCGTGCAGGCCTCGAGCGCGACGCTGCACACCGACGCGGGACGCGAGCTCGCGGGCGCGCTGCCGTTCGCGACGATGCCGCGCGGCGCAGCGGTGATCGATCTCGTGTACCGACCGCGCGTGACCGCGGTCCTCGCGGCCGCCGAGGCCCACGGGCTCCGCACCGTCGACGGGCTCGGCATGCTCGTGCACCAGGGCGCGCTCGCGCTCGAGCGATGGACCGGCCGCACGGCGCCCGTCGCGATCATGCGCGCCGCGCTCGAGCGCGCGCTCGCCGCGCGCTGA
- the xseA gene encoding exodeoxyribonuclease VII large subunit, producing the protein MAQDPIPGWTRSAEHAPRVLRVAELNRVARFVMEDQFRDVWVEGELADVSRPASGHVYFTLCDAEMPAQVRGVMYRNDASRARARLENGARVRLRCGLTIYEARGTFQLVARVALPAGEGDRAAEVARLKQKLASEGLFDPTRKRKLPRVPRVVGIVTSRDGAAIHDVVRVASARMGVRLVLAHCQVQGPDAPLSIVRAIRGIQHVPDLDVVIVARGGGASEDLSAYDDERVARAVASCRVPTVSGVGHEVDVTIVDLVADVRAATPSNAAEIVVPDAVQLRAELEGLERALARALDQRVQRERLRIERLLRRIHDPRRRIAAPRQSLAALHASLERSIARRLGDAHRALDRLRARLAVHEPRARLSRDRDRLVALEARLVRAMRARLDDARRTIVDHDRRVRALGPAMVRTPRERLARLVGTLDALSPLGILARGYAIALHQPSGAALVRARDAAPGDRVSIRVHEGTIETVVERVRDEEDA; encoded by the coding sequence ATGGCGCAGGATCCCATCCCCGGGTGGACTCGATCGGCGGAGCACGCGCCGCGCGTGCTTCGTGTCGCGGAGCTCAACCGCGTCGCGCGGTTCGTGATGGAGGACCAGTTCCGCGACGTGTGGGTCGAAGGAGAGCTCGCCGACGTCTCGCGCCCCGCGAGCGGTCACGTGTACTTCACGCTCTGCGACGCGGAGATGCCGGCGCAGGTGCGTGGCGTCATGTACCGCAACGACGCGAGCCGCGCGCGGGCGCGCCTCGAGAACGGCGCGCGCGTGCGGCTGCGCTGCGGGCTCACGATCTACGAGGCGCGCGGCACGTTCCAGCTCGTCGCACGTGTCGCGCTGCCCGCGGGCGAAGGCGATCGCGCGGCCGAGGTCGCGCGCCTCAAGCAGAAGCTCGCGAGCGAAGGGCTCTTCGATCCCACGCGCAAACGAAAGCTGCCGCGCGTGCCGCGCGTGGTCGGCATCGTCACGAGCCGCGACGGCGCCGCGATCCACGACGTCGTGCGCGTCGCGAGCGCGCGCATGGGCGTGCGGCTCGTGCTCGCGCACTGTCAGGTGCAGGGGCCCGACGCGCCGCTCTCGATCGTGCGCGCGATCCGCGGCATCCAGCACGTGCCGGACCTCGACGTGGTCATCGTCGCGCGCGGCGGGGGCGCGTCGGAGGATCTCTCGGCGTACGACGACGAGCGCGTGGCGCGCGCAGTCGCGTCGTGTCGCGTGCCCACCGTGAGCGGCGTGGGCCACGAGGTCGACGTGACGATCGTCGATCTCGTCGCCGACGTGCGCGCCGCGACGCCCTCGAACGCCGCGGAGATCGTGGTGCCCGACGCGGTGCAGCTGCGCGCCGAACTCGAAGGGCTCGAGCGCGCGCTCGCCCGCGCGCTCGATCAACGCGTGCAGCGCGAGCGGCTCCGCATCGAGCGGCTCTTGCGGCGCATCCACGATCCGCGGCGTCGCATCGCGGCCCCGCGGCAGTCGCTCGCGGCGCTGCACGCGTCGCTCGAGCGATCGATCGCGCGCCGGCTCGGCGATGCGCACCGCGCGCTCGATCGGCTGCGGGCGCGGCTCGCGGTGCACGAGCCGCGGGCGCGGCTCTCGCGCGATCGGGATCGGCTGGTCGCGCTCGAAGCGCGCTTGGTGCGCGCGATGCGCGCGCGGCTCGACGACGCGCGCCGCACGATCGTCGATCACGATCGCCGCGTGCGCGCGCTCGGCCCCGCGATGGTGCGCACGCCGCGCGAGCGCCTCGCGCGGCTCGTCGGCACGCTCGACGCGCTCTCGCCGCTCGGGATCCTCGCGCGTGGCTACGCGATCGCGCTGCACCAGCCGAGCGGTGCCGCGCTGGTGCGCGCGCGCGATGCCGCGCCCGGCGACCGTGTGTCGATCCGCGTGCACGAAGGAACGATCGAGACCGTCGTCGAGCGCGTTCGCGACGAGGAGGACGCGTGA